A DNA window from Clavibacter sepedonicus contains the following coding sequences:
- the cls gene encoding cardiolipin synthase yields MDPSMTTLILAGLAVLVDFIVRVVALLVIPRNRRPSTAMAWLMAIFFLPYLGIFLFLLIGSTRLPKRRREKQQEINRFIIESTEGIERVTREHSWPSWLDSVVELNRTLGSMPLVGGNRAKLYSHYDESIAAMTAEVDRATRYVHVEFYILAWDVTSAPFFDALERAVQRGVTVRVLLDHIASLRAPGYKRTTRKLTAIGADWNLMLPVQPLRGRYQRPDLRNHRKVLVIDGRVGFMGSQNMVHRSYDKVVNRKRGLKWQDLMTRLEGPIVSGLNAIFITDWYAETDQLLVRETDPIEVAASDDDEELDCQVVPSGPGFPGENNLRLFNALLYYAQERIVITSPYFVPDDSMRYAITTAVQRGLSVELFVSEIGDQPVVYHAQRSYYEELLNAGVRIWMYRAPYILHSKHFTIDDDVAVIGSSNMDMRSFSLNMEVSLMVRGPGFVREMRRIEDGYRKRSRELTLEEWSRRTRSSTVLDNLARLTSGVQ; encoded by the coding sequence CCCCGCAACCGTCGGCCGTCCACCGCCATGGCGTGGCTCATGGCGATCTTCTTCCTGCCGTACCTCGGCATCTTCCTGTTCCTGCTCATCGGGTCCACGCGCCTGCCGAAGCGGCGCCGGGAGAAGCAGCAGGAGATCAACCGGTTCATCATCGAGTCGACGGAGGGCATCGAGCGCGTCACGCGCGAGCACTCGTGGCCGTCGTGGCTGGACTCGGTCGTGGAGCTCAACCGCACGCTCGGCTCCATGCCGCTCGTGGGCGGCAACCGCGCGAAGCTCTACAGCCACTACGACGAGTCCATCGCCGCGATGACCGCCGAGGTCGACAGGGCCACGCGGTACGTGCACGTCGAGTTCTACATCCTCGCCTGGGACGTGACGAGCGCACCCTTCTTCGACGCCCTCGAGCGCGCCGTGCAGCGCGGCGTCACCGTGCGCGTGCTGCTCGACCACATCGCGTCGCTGCGCGCACCCGGCTACAAGCGGACGACGCGCAAGCTCACGGCGATCGGCGCGGACTGGAACCTCATGCTGCCCGTCCAGCCCCTGCGCGGGCGCTACCAGCGGCCCGACCTCCGCAACCACCGCAAGGTGCTCGTGATCGACGGCCGCGTCGGCTTCATGGGATCCCAGAACATGGTGCACCGCAGCTACGACAAGGTCGTCAACCGCAAGCGGGGCCTCAAGTGGCAGGACCTCATGACCCGGCTCGAGGGTCCCATCGTGAGCGGCCTCAACGCGATCTTCATCACCGACTGGTACGCGGAGACCGACCAGCTGCTCGTGCGCGAGACCGACCCCATCGAGGTCGCGGCCTCGGACGACGACGAGGAGCTCGACTGCCAGGTCGTGCCGTCCGGCCCCGGGTTCCCCGGCGAGAACAACCTGCGCCTGTTCAACGCGCTGCTCTACTACGCGCAGGAGCGCATCGTGATCACGTCGCCGTACTTCGTGCCCGACGACTCCATGCGGTACGCGATCACCACGGCCGTTCAGCGCGGGCTCTCGGTCGAGCTGTTCGTCAGCGAGATCGGCGACCAGCCCGTCGTCTACCACGCGCAGCGCTCGTACTACGAGGAGCTGCTGAACGCGGGCGTGCGGATCTGGATGTACCGGGCCCCGTACATCCTGCACAGCAAGCACTTCACGATCGACGACGACGTGGCCGTCATCGGATCCAGCAACATGGACATGCGCTCGTTCAGCCTCAACATGGAGGTCTCGCTGATGGTGCGCGGCCCCGGCTTCGTGCGCGAGATGCGCCGGATCGAGGACGGCTACCGGAAGCGCAGCCGCGAGCTGACCCTCGAGGAGTGGAGCCGGCGCACGCGGTCCAGCACGGTGCTCGACAACCTCGCGCGCCTGACCTCGGGCGTGCAGTAG
- a CDS encoding MarR family winged helix-turn-helix transcriptional regulator, which produces MAQRSLSLLQDETGVLLAAASRAVVSLYRPLLQPLNLTHPQYLVLLALDEEEPQAVVDLAEKLHLTPGTLSPLLKRLEVFGYVSRFRDATDERRLSVGLTHAGRDMLPVIWRVGDQVRRDIAGDDVDDSRLRDLLQGVLDRATAHEQAHDHADDHEDEDAADAGQA; this is translated from the coding sequence ATGGCACAGAGATCGCTCTCACTGCTGCAGGACGAGACCGGTGTGCTCCTGGCCGCGGCCTCGCGCGCGGTGGTCTCGCTGTACCGGCCGCTGCTGCAGCCGCTCAACCTGACGCACCCGCAGTACCTCGTGCTGCTGGCCCTCGACGAGGAGGAGCCGCAGGCGGTCGTCGACCTCGCGGAGAAGCTGCACCTCACCCCGGGCACGCTCTCGCCGCTGCTCAAGCGCCTGGAGGTGTTCGGCTACGTGTCGCGCTTCCGCGACGCGACGGACGAGCGTCGCCTGTCCGTCGGCCTCACGCACGCCGGGCGCGACATGCTCCCCGTCATCTGGCGCGTGGGCGACCAGGTCCGCCGCGACATCGCCGGCGACGACGTGGACGACTCGCGGCTCCGCGACCTGCTCCAGGGCGTGCTCGACCGCGCCACCGCCCACGAGCAGGCGCACGACCACGCCGACGACCATGAGGACGAGGACGCGGCGGACGCCGGACAGGCCTGA
- a CDS encoding A24 family peptidase: MIPASAPALLVAVGIAGAALGAASPALARAALAGGRRPDGLDARPLDPLPGLGRVAAVVAALVAGTLAALVVAETPPARIPVALLVVAVGPVLVLADLAAHRLPDRATAPAAVAAAALALVAGGSGLLVQAAACGAGDVKLAGVIGLALGQLGPAQVALGLAAGTMLGGVATTALLVAGRARASTAVPFGPWLVLGALVVVSAPRTLA; this comes from the coding sequence GTGATCCCCGCCTCCGCGCCCGCCCTGCTCGTCGCGGTCGGCATCGCCGGTGCCGCGCTCGGCGCCGCCTCCCCGGCGCTCGCCCGCGCCGCCCTCGCCGGGGGTCGCCGCCCCGACGGCCTCGACGCCCGCCCGCTGGATCCGCTCCCCGGCCTCGGCCGCGTCGCCGCGGTCGTCGCCGCGCTGGTCGCGGGCACCCTCGCCGCCCTGGTCGTCGCGGAGACGCCGCCCGCGCGGATCCCCGTGGCGCTCCTCGTCGTCGCCGTCGGCCCGGTGCTCGTGCTCGCCGACCTCGCCGCGCACCGCCTGCCCGACCGGGCCACGGCTCCGGCGGCCGTCGCGGCCGCGGCGCTCGCGCTGGTCGCGGGCGGATCCGGCCTCCTCGTCCAGGCGGCGGCGTGCGGCGCGGGAGACGTGAAGCTCGCCGGCGTCATCGGCCTGGCGCTCGGGCAGCTCGGGCCCGCGCAGGTCGCGCTGGGCCTCGCCGCGGGCACGATGCTCGGCGGCGTCGCGACGACCGCCCTGCTCGTCGCGGGCCGTGCCCGGGCGTCGACCGCCGTCCCGTTCGGTCCGTGGCTCGTGCTGGGCGCCCTCGTCGTGGTATCCGCTCCCCGTACGCTCGCGTGA
- a CDS encoding FAD-dependent oxidoreductase, translating into MTKLRLAIVGAGPAGIYAADIILKAEKQFNVSIDLFERLPAPYGLVRYGVAPDHPRIKGIIGALRDVLDRGDIRIFGNVDYGRDITLEDLQKHYNAVIFSTGAIRDAELDIPGIDLPGSNGAADFVNWFDGHPDFPRDWPLDAREVAVIGNGNVALDVARMLAKHADDLLPTEIPDNVYTGLKHSPVTDVHVFGRRGPAQVKFTPLELRELGEVPDVDVIVYDEDFGVDPAAEEAAKTNKQVMVISRVLEKWRTRETGSASRRLHLHFYSRPAEVLASDDAEPRVAGLRIERTRPDGLGGVEGTGEYRDVPVQAVYRAVGYFGSPVDGIPFDERRGVIPNHEGQVLDMDNNRIPGVYATGWIKRGPIGLIGHTKSDAMETVSHVLNDQGDWWTPEAPEEQAIVDLLAERGIEYTDLAGWHALDEHEIALGQPHGRARIKVVERDEMLEASRPRQSV; encoded by the coding sequence GTGACCAAGCTCAGGCTGGCCATCGTGGGCGCAGGGCCCGCGGGCATCTACGCGGCCGACATCATCCTGAAGGCCGAGAAGCAGTTCAACGTCTCCATCGACCTCTTCGAGCGCCTCCCCGCGCCGTACGGCCTCGTCCGCTACGGCGTCGCGCCCGACCACCCCCGCATCAAGGGCATCATCGGCGCGCTGCGCGACGTGCTCGACCGCGGCGACATCCGCATCTTCGGCAACGTCGACTACGGCCGCGACATCACGCTGGAGGACCTGCAGAAGCACTACAACGCGGTCATCTTCTCCACGGGCGCGATCCGCGACGCCGAGCTCGACATCCCCGGCATCGACCTGCCGGGCTCGAACGGCGCGGCCGACTTCGTCAACTGGTTCGACGGCCACCCCGACTTCCCGCGCGACTGGCCGCTCGACGCCCGCGAGGTCGCGGTGATCGGCAACGGCAACGTCGCGCTCGACGTGGCGCGCATGCTCGCGAAGCACGCGGACGACCTGCTGCCCACCGAGATCCCGGACAACGTCTACACGGGGCTCAAGCACTCGCCCGTCACCGACGTGCACGTCTTCGGCCGCCGCGGGCCCGCGCAGGTGAAGTTCACGCCGCTCGAGCTCCGCGAGCTCGGCGAGGTGCCCGACGTCGACGTGATCGTCTACGACGAGGACTTCGGCGTGGATCCCGCCGCCGAGGAGGCCGCGAAGACCAACAAGCAGGTCATGGTCATCAGCCGCGTGCTGGAGAAGTGGCGCACGCGCGAGACCGGATCCGCGTCCCGCCGGCTGCACCTGCACTTCTACTCGCGCCCCGCGGAGGTGCTCGCGTCCGACGACGCCGAGCCGCGCGTCGCGGGCTTGCGCATCGAGCGCACGCGGCCGGACGGCCTCGGCGGCGTCGAGGGCACGGGCGAGTACCGCGACGTGCCCGTGCAGGCCGTCTACCGGGCGGTCGGCTACTTCGGGTCGCCCGTCGACGGGATCCCGTTCGACGAGCGCCGCGGCGTCATCCCGAACCACGAGGGCCAGGTCCTCGACATGGACAACAACCGGATCCCCGGCGTCTACGCCACGGGCTGGATCAAGCGCGGGCCCATCGGCCTCATCGGGCACACCAAGTCCGACGCCATGGAGACCGTCTCGCACGTGCTCAACGACCAGGGTGACTGGTGGACCCCCGAGGCACCCGAGGAGCAGGCGATCGTCGACCTCCTCGCCGAGCGCGGCATCGAGTACACCGACCTCGCCGGCTGGCACGCGCTCGACGAGCACGAGATCGCCCTGGGGCAGCCGCACGGCCGCGCCCGCATCAAGGTGGTCGAGCGCGACGAGATGCTCGAGGCGTCGCGGCCCCGCCAGTCCGTCTGA
- a CDS encoding polyprenyl synthetase family protein — translation MSPSIPLARRGASVASHASLTERLFSSSDDRRMARSIDDGLALVEEQLLREVRFADDVADVTTRYLLDAGGKRVRPMLALLIAQLGEGNTQQVVDAAVAIEITHLASLYHDDVMDEADMRRGVPSAQAVWGNSVAILAGDLLFARASKIVADLGPRAIRLQAATFERLVLGQLHETIGPREGQDPIEHYLDVLADKTGSLIACAAQMGVIYSGADPELESAVLAFGERTGVAFQLVDDVLDLADQPEETGKLAGTDLRAGVATLPLLYLRRLAETDAAAAALLARIQRDVEHEETPESEADLTAAIAELRDHEVTARTIAEAHRWAAEAVEALAPLPQGPVKKALTRFADTIVERTR, via the coding sequence ATGAGTCCGAGCATCCCGCTCGCCCGCCGCGGCGCCTCCGTCGCCTCGCACGCCAGCCTCACCGAGCGCCTCTTCTCGTCCTCCGACGACCGCCGCATGGCGCGCAGTATCGACGACGGGCTCGCGCTCGTCGAGGAGCAGCTGCTCCGCGAGGTCCGGTTCGCCGACGACGTGGCCGACGTGACCACGCGCTACCTGCTCGACGCGGGCGGCAAGCGCGTGCGCCCGATGCTCGCGCTCCTCATCGCCCAGCTGGGCGAGGGCAACACGCAGCAGGTGGTGGACGCGGCGGTCGCCATCGAGATCACGCATCTCGCCTCGCTGTACCACGACGACGTCATGGACGAGGCGGACATGCGCCGCGGCGTCCCGAGCGCGCAGGCCGTGTGGGGCAACTCCGTCGCGATCCTCGCGGGCGACCTCCTCTTCGCGCGCGCCAGCAAGATCGTCGCCGACCTCGGCCCGCGCGCCATCCGCCTGCAGGCTGCGACGTTCGAGCGCCTGGTCCTCGGGCAGCTGCACGAGACCATCGGCCCGCGCGAGGGCCAGGATCCGATCGAGCACTACCTCGACGTCCTCGCCGACAAGACCGGCTCCCTCATCGCGTGCGCCGCGCAGATGGGCGTCATCTACTCCGGCGCGGATCCCGAGCTCGAGTCGGCCGTGTTGGCGTTCGGCGAGCGCACGGGCGTGGCCTTCCAGCTCGTCGACGACGTGCTCGACCTCGCCGACCAGCCCGAGGAGACCGGCAAGCTCGCCGGCACCGACCTCCGCGCGGGCGTCGCGACGCTCCCGCTCCTCTACCTGCGCCGTCTCGCGGAGACGGACGCCGCCGCGGCGGCGCTGCTCGCCCGCATCCAGCGCGACGTCGAGCACGAGGAGACGCCGGAGTCCGAGGCCGATCTCACGGCCGCCATCGCCGAGCTCCGCGACCACGAGGTCACGGCGCGCACCATCGCGGAGGCGCACCGCTGGGCCGCCGAGGCGGTCGAGGCGCTCGCGCCCCTGCCCCAGGGCCCGGTGAAGAAGGCGCTCACGCGCTTCGCCGACACCATCGTCGAGCGCACGCGCTAG
- the ubiE gene encoding bifunctional demethylmenaquinone methyltransferase/2-methoxy-6-polyprenyl-1,4-benzoquinol methylase UbiE: MRADLSKKPGQVSAMFDEVSSAYDRTNTLLSVGNDQLWRVATTRAVAPVAGERILDLAAGTGTSSAALAASGAHVVAADFSEGMLEVGRRRLAGDDRVEFVHADATDLPFDDDSFDAVTISFGLRNVVEPRKGLDELLRVLKPGGRIVICEFSTPPVPLVRRGYDLYMKAVAPSLVKLVSSNASAYEYLNESIQAWPDQETLSSWLRAAGFASVEHRNLTAGIVALHRGVKPAGRHAAPRPAAS; this comes from the coding sequence ATGCGAGCAGACCTCAGCAAGAAGCCCGGCCAGGTGTCGGCCATGTTCGACGAGGTCTCGAGCGCCTACGACCGGACGAACACCCTCCTCTCGGTAGGGAACGACCAGCTGTGGCGCGTCGCCACCACGCGGGCCGTCGCCCCGGTCGCCGGGGAGCGGATCCTCGACCTCGCCGCCGGCACCGGCACCTCGAGTGCCGCGCTCGCCGCATCCGGGGCCCACGTTGTCGCCGCCGACTTCTCCGAGGGGATGCTCGAGGTCGGCCGCCGCCGCCTCGCCGGCGACGACCGGGTCGAGTTCGTGCACGCCGACGCCACCGACCTCCCCTTCGACGACGACTCCTTCGACGCCGTCACCATCTCCTTCGGCCTCCGCAACGTGGTCGAGCCGCGGAAGGGCCTCGACGAGCTGCTCCGCGTGCTGAAGCCGGGCGGCCGCATCGTCATCTGCGAGTTCAGCACCCCGCCCGTGCCGCTCGTGCGCCGCGGCTACGACCTCTACATGAAGGCCGTCGCCCCGTCGCTCGTGAAGCTCGTGAGCTCCAACGCCAGCGCGTACGAGTACCTCAACGAGTCGATCCAGGCCTGGCCCGACCAGGAGACGCTGAGCTCGTGGCTCCGCGCGGCTGGATTCGCGTCGGTCGAGCACCGTAACCTCACTGCGGGGATCGTGGCGCTGCACCGCGGCGTCAAGCCCGCCGGCCGTCACGCCGCTCCCCGTCCCGCCGCGTCCTGA
- a CDS encoding isochorismate synthase, producing the protein MTASRVRALLVDTTPVDSIARLVPLIDARHPLLWLRHGSGMGGIGEALRLEFRGPDRVRDAAAAWREVAAAATVTDPLGIPGTGLIAFGAFAFADDSAAASVLVVPRVVVGRRDGVSWVTRIRLADQEDGDVASPLDALAVGSLPVPEDSGAEYRLHLRPGSMGPDDYEAAVASAVAAISAGDVQKVVLARDLVGRLPLGGDLRLALSRFALGYPDCWTYAVDGLIGASPETLVRVGGGTVGARVLAGTVSRGADARADAAAAAGLAASPKDNEEHAFARDSVLDALRPHSRDLSTTDAPFTLKLPNLWHLASDVTGTLGDGSSSLDLVGALHPTAAVAGHPTAAALELIAELEPTDRGRYAGPIGWVAADGDGEWAIALRGAQVDPSGAIVAHAGAGIVAGSDPERERAETAMKFRPVVEALG; encoded by the coding sequence GTGACCGCATCCCGCGTCCGAGCGCTCCTCGTCGACACCACCCCCGTCGACTCCATCGCCCGGCTCGTCCCCCTCATCGACGCCCGGCACCCGCTCCTGTGGCTCCGGCACGGATCCGGGATGGGCGGCATCGGCGAGGCCCTCCGGCTGGAGTTCCGCGGTCCCGACCGCGTGCGCGACGCCGCCGCCGCCTGGCGCGAGGTCGCCGCGGCCGCGACCGTGACGGATCCGCTCGGGATCCCCGGCACGGGACTCATCGCGTTCGGCGCCTTCGCGTTCGCGGACGACTCGGCGGCCGCGAGCGTGCTCGTGGTGCCGCGGGTCGTCGTCGGGCGGCGGGACGGGGTGTCGTGGGTGACGCGGATCCGGCTCGCCGACCAGGAGGACGGCGACGTCGCCTCCCCGCTCGACGCGCTGGCGGTGGGCTCCCTCCCCGTGCCGGAGGACTCCGGCGCCGAGTACCGCCTGCACCTGCGCCCCGGGTCCATGGGCCCCGACGACTACGAGGCGGCCGTCGCGAGCGCCGTCGCCGCCATCTCGGCCGGCGACGTGCAGAAGGTCGTGCTCGCGCGCGACCTCGTCGGCCGCCTCCCCCTCGGCGGCGACCTGCGCCTCGCCCTCAGCCGCTTCGCGCTCGGCTACCCGGACTGCTGGACCTACGCGGTCGACGGCCTCATCGGCGCGAGCCCCGAGACGCTCGTGCGCGTCGGCGGCGGCACGGTCGGCGCGCGCGTGCTCGCCGGCACGGTCTCGCGCGGCGCGGACGCGCGGGCCGACGCCGCCGCGGCGGCCGGGCTCGCCGCGAGCCCCAAGGACAACGAGGAGCACGCGTTCGCGCGCGACAGCGTGCTCGACGCGCTCCGCCCGCACAGCCGCGACCTCTCCACGACGGACGCGCCCTTCACGCTCAAGCTGCCGAACCTGTGGCACCTGGCGAGCGACGTCACGGGCACGCTGGGCGACGGATCCTCGTCGCTCGACCTCGTGGGCGCGCTGCACCCGACGGCCGCGGTCGCCGGGCATCCGACGGCCGCCGCGCTGGAGCTCATCGCCGAGCTCGAGCCCACCGACCGCGGGCGCTACGCCGGGCCGATCGGCTGGGTCGCGGCCGACGGCGACGGCGAGTGGGCCATCGCGCTGCGCGGCGCCCAGGTGGATCCGTCGGGCGCCATCGTCGCGCACGCGGGCGCGGGCATCGTCGCCGGATCCGACCCGGAGCGCGAGCGCGCCGAGACGGCCATGAAGTTCCGGCCCGTCGTGGAGGCGCTGGGCTAG
- a CDS encoding MFS transporter: MSAAAPASASASASASARTGYLAILALPGALRVFLPAMLGRLSFAMVSLALLLLIQSASGSFAAAGIATGAFGLANVLASPMRARLVDARGQRPVLVALALGHAAGLVALVAAVRADAPAAVIVVVAATAGLLLPPLGAAMRVVWAALVPDVRMRTRAYSLDAVGEEIVFTVGPLVVGTLGMTSSPLSRAQGPRADPEHARTRTRARASDPLRQPLVVPLLVTLVGVGAVLGAVEVAAAALAERAGSTALAGPLLAAFAAGSAVGGLAYGTRAWRVPARIRLVVLAAAMVAATAVLALVALRVPDAPGPLALVAVAVLLVPVGLFLAPAMATGYLLADEQTAAEVRTEASAWVNTAVNTGVALAAAGVGAVVDAAGPVPGIVAGAVAALVVAGIAAPSLLRRRAPAEQT; encoded by the coding sequence GTGAGCGCCGCCGCGCCCGCATCCGCATCCGCATCCGCGTCCGCGTCCGCCCGCACCGGCTACCTCGCGATCCTCGCGCTGCCCGGCGCGCTCCGCGTCTTCCTGCCCGCGATGCTCGGCCGCCTCTCGTTCGCGATGGTGTCGCTCGCGCTGCTGCTCCTCATCCAGTCGGCCAGCGGGTCCTTCGCCGCTGCAGGCATCGCGACCGGTGCCTTCGGCCTCGCGAACGTCCTCGCCTCGCCCATGCGCGCCCGCCTGGTGGATGCGCGCGGCCAGCGCCCCGTGCTCGTCGCCCTCGCGCTCGGTCACGCCGCGGGGCTGGTCGCGCTCGTGGCGGCGGTGCGGGCGGACGCGCCGGCGGCCGTGATCGTGGTGGTCGCCGCGACCGCTGGCCTCCTCCTCCCGCCGCTCGGCGCCGCCATGCGCGTGGTCTGGGCGGCGCTCGTGCCCGATGTGCGGATGCGGACGCGCGCCTACAGCCTCGACGCGGTGGGAGAGGAGATCGTGTTCACGGTCGGGCCGCTCGTGGTCGGCACGCTCGGCATGACGTCGTCGCCGCTGTCGCGCGCGCAGGGGCCGCGAGCCGATCCCGAGCACGCGAGGACGCGCACCCGCGCCCGCGCGTCGGATCCGCTCCGCCAGCCCCTCGTGGTCCCGCTGCTCGTCACGCTCGTGGGCGTGGGCGCCGTGCTCGGGGCCGTCGAGGTCGCCGCCGCCGCGCTGGCCGAGCGCGCGGGATCCACGGCGCTCGCGGGCCCGCTCCTCGCGGCGTTCGCCGCGGGCAGCGCGGTCGGCGGGCTCGCGTACGGGACGCGCGCGTGGCGGGTGCCCGCGCGGATCCGCCTGGTCGTGCTCGCGGCCGCCATGGTCGCCGCGACCGCCGTGCTCGCGCTGGTCGCCCTGCGCGTGCCCGATGCGCCCGGCCCGCTCGCGCTCGTCGCGGTCGCCGTGCTCCTCGTCCCCGTCGGCCTGTTCCTCGCCCCCGCGATGGCCACGGGCTACCTCCTCGCCGACGAGCAGACCGCCGCCGAGGTGCGCACGGAAGCGTCGGCGTGGGTCAACACGGCCGTGAACACGGGCGTCGCGCTTGCGGCGGCCGGGGTCGGCGCGGTGGTGGACGCGGCCGGGCCCGTCCCCGGGATCGTCGCGGGCGCGGTGGCCGCGCTCGTCGTGGCGGGGATCGCGGCGCCGTCGCTGCTGCGGCGACGCGCGCCCGCGGAGCAGACCTAG
- a CDS encoding ArsR/SmtB family transcription factor — protein sequence MPAEQNDLRDLRVIAHPLRLRLLSLCTRSPVSASEAARELGETQANVSYHLRRLREAGLLEEAGVERIRGGAARRYRHVPASGERLATVADGGLPLVAAALAAELTRRAALHAEGTRPVITDAALTVSTGTWIRVQDLARELGTVLHDDSARRPGDEDVAVSATVALFRTAATPAPTSADPVA from the coding sequence GTGCCCGCCGAACAGAACGACCTCCGCGACCTCCGCGTCATCGCCCACCCGCTGCGCCTGCGCCTCCTCTCGCTCTGCACGCGGTCGCCCGTGAGCGCCTCCGAGGCCGCGCGCGAGCTCGGCGAGACGCAGGCTAACGTGAGCTACCACCTGCGCCGCCTGCGCGAGGCGGGGCTCCTCGAGGAGGCGGGCGTCGAGCGGATCCGCGGGGGAGCGGCCAGGCGCTACCGGCACGTGCCGGCGAGCGGGGAGCGGCTCGCGACCGTCGCCGACGGCGGGCTCCCGCTCGTGGCCGCCGCGCTCGCCGCGGAGCTGACGCGTCGCGCGGCGCTGCACGCGGAGGGGACGCGGCCGGTGATCACGGATGCGGCGCTCACGGTCTCGACGGGCACGTGGATCCGCGTGCAGGATCTGGCCCGCGAGCTCGGCACCGTGCTGCACGACGACTCGGCGCGCCGGCCGGGCGACGAGGACGTGGCGGTGAGCGCGACGGTGGCGCTGTTCCGCACGGCGGCGACGCCTGCGCCGACGTCCGCGGATCCCGTCGCGTGA
- a CDS encoding tyrosine-protein phosphatase has product MTASDRTLPIDGLVNGRDLGSIRLRDGGTTPTGVLARCEDADLITDAGWERVRELGFRTVLDLRQPGERARDTHPRPGWIHVAHVDLDGLDDHPDFWVPYWDTGLVGTPLYYLPHLAELPERAGSALRAILEAPAGGVLFHCGAGRDRTGLVALLLLLAVGAEPDEIVDDYLEAIRLGPERSANSGQPDMEPAIEAFLAERGTTSEAAFQDAMDGVDLDGLLEAVGFTDAERRALRTWRGAIPA; this is encoded by the coding sequence ATGACCGCATCCGACCGCACCCTCCCGATCGACGGCCTCGTCAACGGCCGCGACCTCGGCAGCATCCGCCTCCGCGACGGCGGCACGACCCCGACGGGCGTCCTCGCGCGCTGCGAGGACGCCGATCTCATCACCGACGCCGGATGGGAGCGCGTGCGCGAGCTCGGCTTCCGCACGGTGCTCGACCTCCGCCAGCCCGGCGAGCGCGCCCGCGACACGCACCCGCGACCCGGATGGATCCACGTCGCGCACGTCGACCTCGACGGCCTCGACGACCACCCGGACTTCTGGGTGCCCTACTGGGACACCGGCCTCGTCGGCACGCCCCTCTACTACCTGCCGCACCTCGCCGAGCTGCCGGAGCGCGCCGGATCCGCGCTGCGGGCGATCCTCGAGGCCCCCGCCGGCGGCGTCCTCTTTCACTGCGGCGCCGGGCGCGACCGCACGGGCCTCGTCGCCCTGCTCCTGCTGCTCGCGGTGGGCGCCGAGCCGGACGAGATCGTCGACGACTACCTGGAGGCGATCCGCCTGGGCCCGGAGCGGTCGGCGAACTCGGGCCAGCCCGACATGGAGCCCGCGATCGAGGCGTTCCTGGCCGAGCGCGGCACCACGAGCGAGGCGGCGTTCCAAGACGCGATGGACGGCGTCGACCTCGACGGGCTGCTGGAAGCGGTCGGCTTCACCGACGCCGAGCGCCGGGCGCTGCGCACGTGGCGCGGCGCGATCCCGGCGTGA